A stretch of the Stegostoma tigrinum isolate sSteTig4 chromosome 34, sSteTig4.hap1, whole genome shotgun sequence genome encodes the following:
- the LOC125467689 gene encoding probable G-protein coupled receptor 139: protein MEPFYSIIKIYYTILVIIGVPINLMTILVLSQERCGLSTCTTRYLLSMTTADLLGIITAALLYRGSSYYFPESFLQITPVCRIIFVLLFATSECSVWFTVTFSFDRFVAICCQKLKTRYCTDKNAAVILSTTCILICSKNVASYFRFEPGEIIDNIPWFCKETPSYYSAPGWVAFDWFSKIFTPLLPYVLILLLNTLTVRHILMSSLVRKRLRGQSKGDNHNDPGMESRKKSMLLLFTISGSFILLWLLYVINFLYYTISGLNSENYSEFLSIFAEVAVMLVDLSCCSNAFIYGVTQSKFRERFMSMVKYPVMLLMKSLDKQMN from the exons ATGGAGCCATTTTACTCTATCATTAAAATCTACTATACAATTCTTGTCATCATCGGAGTTCCTA ttaATCTCATGACGATTTTGGTcctatctcaggaaagatgtggtCTCTCAACTTGTACAACTCGTTATCTGCTGTCAATGACAACAGCGGACTTGCTGGGTATTATCACTGCAGCATTGTTATATCGGGGTAGTTCTTATTATTTTCCAGAATCCTTCCTGCAAATCACACCCGTGTGTCGTATTatctttgtcctgctttttgcaacCTCGGAATGTTCTGTCTGGTTTACTGTCACTTtctcctttgatcgatttgtggccatttgttgccagaagctgaaaacaaGGTATTGCACTGACAAAAATGCAGCTGTGATTTTATCAACGACCTGCATTCTCATCTGTTCTAAAAATGTTGCATCCTACTTTAGATTTGAACCTGGTGAAATAATTGACAATATTCCTTGGTTCTGTAAGGAAACTCCAAGCTATTATAGTGCACCAGGTTGGGTGGCATTTGACTGGTTTAGTAAGATTTTTACTCCATTGCTCCCATATGTCTTAATTTTGTTGCTGAACACTTTGACAGTCAGACACATTCTGATGAGCAGTCTAGTGCGTAAGAGACTGAGAGGCCAAAGCAAAGGAGACAATCACAATGACCCAGGGATGGAGAGCAGAAAGAAGTCGATGCTGTTACTCTTCACGATATCTGGCAGTTTCATTCTCCTGTGGCTTTTATATGTTATAAACTTCTTGTACTACACAATTTCTGGTTTAAATTCTGAGAATTACAGTGAATTTTTATCCATCTTTGCAGAAGTTGCAGTTATGCTGGTGGATTTAAGTTGCTGTTCAAACGCATTTATTTATGGGGTGACTCAATCCAAATTCAGGGAGCGTTTTATGAGCATGGTGAAATACCCTGTGATGTTACTTATGAAATCACTTGATAAACAAATGAATTAA